A single region of the Biomaibacter acetigenes genome encodes:
- the fliF gene encoding flagellar basal-body MS-ring/collar protein FliF, translating to MDFFKKLWQQVSDFWLSRNRAQKIKISLSAFFMIGAISFLIFLLNRPTYAPLYVNLDARDAGDIVKKLDDAKIAYKLEDGGRSILVDPKQVYKTRIMLAQEGLPKGGVMDFSDVFNKTKLGTTDWERQLQYNQALQGELTRTIEEMAEVDSARIHIVQPEKSLFIETGSKSEPSAAVFLKLKPGAQITEEEVKGIINLISHSVEGMKPENVTVIDDYGRILSNIPLSQDDNAKEVVNSQLTIQNNFQKQLQASVQSLLEQVFGPGNVVVRVSAKLNFDKKIVENKLFSPVNKDTGEGILRSVQDLREHFAGTGNVPGGVPGVDTNVPGYQQVNAGNSEYQKSDVTRNYEINESHENLTVAPGAVDKLTVSVVVNRTLNDNDKDAISRLVGNAIGYDPQRDQISVEGMTFNNDLVTAITNEMNNLKQQRANQRNLIFIGAGLLTAILFGTYSFITVRRRRKREEERIARELAEAQEAAAQQAASQTTETTRNDVYASIEKLARRKPEDVARLLKTWLNED from the coding sequence ATGGATTTTTTTAAAAAGCTCTGGCAGCAGGTGAGCGACTTCTGGCTAAGTAGAAATAGGGCACAAAAAATTAAAATTTCTTTAAGTGCTTTTTTCATGATAGGTGCCATTAGTTTCTTGATTTTTCTTCTCAACCGTCCAACTTACGCTCCGCTTTATGTAAATCTTGACGCTAGAGATGCAGGAGACATCGTAAAAAAGCTTGATGATGCCAAAATAGCATACAAGCTGGAAGATGGCGGAAGGTCAATTCTGGTGGACCCCAAACAGGTGTATAAAACCAGAATCATGCTAGCCCAGGAAGGACTCCCAAAAGGTGGGGTCATGGATTTTAGTGATGTCTTTAATAAAACCAAGCTGGGTACCACAGACTGGGAAAGACAATTACAATACAACCAGGCCCTTCAGGGTGAACTTACACGGACCATTGAAGAAATGGCAGAGGTTGACTCTGCTAGAATACATATAGTACAACCGGAAAAAAGCCTTTTTATCGAAACAGGATCGAAATCCGAACCTTCTGCTGCGGTTTTTTTGAAGTTAAAACCGGGGGCTCAGATTACGGAGGAAGAGGTCAAAGGAATTATCAATTTAATATCACATTCAGTTGAAGGAATGAAACCTGAAAATGTAACAGTGATTGATGATTACGGTAGGATCCTGTCTAATATTCCCCTTTCTCAGGATGATAACGCCAAGGAAGTTGTTAATTCACAACTGACAATTCAGAACAATTTTCAAAAACAACTGCAGGCCAGCGTTCAATCACTGTTGGAGCAAGTCTTCGGTCCCGGGAATGTAGTGGTCAGGGTAAGTGCGAAGTTAAATTTTGACAAAAAAATTGTTGAAAACAAGTTGTTTTCACCTGTCAATAAGGACACCGGCGAAGGAATACTCCGAAGCGTCCAGGACCTGCGGGAGCATTTCGCAGGAACAGGCAATGTCCCGGGGGGAGTTCCGGGAGTTGATACTAATGTTCCCGGTTATCAGCAGGTAAACGCAGGTAATTCTGAATATCAAAAATCAGATGTAACCAGAAATTACGAGATAAATGAATCTCACGAGAATTTAACGGTAGCTCCGGGGGCTGTTGATAAACTGACGGTTTCGGTGGTGGTTAACAGGACTCTAAATGACAATGATAAAGATGCCATTTCCCGCCTGGTAGGCAATGCTATTGGGTATGACCCGCAGCGGGATCAAATTTCCGTCGAGGGTATGACATTCAACAATGACCTGGTCACAGCAATAACAAATGAAATGAATAATCTTAAACAGCAAAGGGCCAATCAAAGGAATCTTATTTTTATTGGTGCTGGTCTACTAACTGCTATATTATTCGGTACTTATAGTTTTATAACTGTCCGTAGGAGAAGGAAAAGAGAAGAAGAAAGAATCGCCCGCGAATTGGCCGAAGCACAGGAGGCTGCGGCTCAACAGGCGGCTTCTCAAACAACCGAAACCACAAGAAACGATGTTTATGCAAGCATAGAAAAACTTGCCCGCCGTAAGCCTGAAGATGTGGCCAGATTATTAAAGACATGGTTGAATGAGGATTAG
- a CDS encoding flagellar hook protein FlgE: MMRSMFSGVTGLRNHQIKMDVIGNNIANVNTVGFKKSRVTFQDALSQTMRGAASPQGNRGGTNPMQVGLGMTIATIDTIHAPSSLESTGNMTDMAIEGDGFFIVSNGMDRFYTRAGNFSFDEEGNLVNTANGLKVLGWQDTKSYTIPADKSPQNINQIVIKKGMMMEARATDAVSFAKNLDAGATNGDSYKLPFKVYDSLGRAHILNITFTNTNPNEWGYVITKDPNDSLITNLTGDNGTLKFDINGKYDPAATGSLSQVQITITGANTITFTPDFNEVTQYAKETTVDLSSQNGYAAGTLLGISTDTNGVISGVFDNGQSRELAQVALANFDNPGGLIKAGENLYRYSNNSGEPQIGMSGTGGRGTISPGALEMSNVDLSEEFTQMIITQRGFQANSRIITASDEMLQELVNLKR, translated from the coding sequence ATGATGCGGTCAATGTTTTCCGGTGTGACAGGATTGAGAAACCACCAGATAAAGATGGATGTCATTGGAAACAATATAGCCAATGTCAATACCGTCGGATTTAAAAAAAGCAGGGTTACCTTTCAGGATGCGCTCAGCCAGACCATGAGGGGAGCGGCATCTCCCCAGGGAAACCGGGGTGGGACCAATCCCATGCAGGTAGGACTGGGCATGACCATAGCCACCATCGACACCATACATGCCCCCTCGAGCCTGGAATCTACAGGCAATATGACCGATATGGCCATCGAAGGTGATGGATTCTTCATAGTGAGCAACGGCATGGATAGGTTTTATACCAGGGCAGGAAACTTCAGCTTTGATGAAGAGGGCAATCTGGTCAACACAGCCAATGGATTGAAAGTGCTTGGCTGGCAGGATACAAAATCATATACGATTCCTGCGGATAAATCTCCCCAGAATATAAACCAGATTGTTATTAAAAAAGGCATGATGATGGAAGCAAGGGCCACGGATGCCGTGAGTTTTGCAAAAAACCTGGATGCAGGAGCTACGAATGGTGATAGTTATAAATTGCCATTTAAAGTATATGATTCATTGGGCAGAGCTCATATTTTAAATATAACTTTTACAAATACTAACCCGAATGAATGGGGATATGTTATTACTAAAGATCCAAATGATAGTTTAATAACAAACTTGACTGGTGATAATGGAACTTTGAAATTTGATATAAATGGGAAATATGATCCAGCTGCAACGGGCTCTTTATCCCAAGTGCAGATAACAATAACTGGAGCCAACACGATTACATTTACACCTGATTTTAATGAAGTAACCCAGTATGCCAAAGAAACTACAGTAGACCTTTCTTCCCAAAATGGTTATGCCGCAGGGACTTTGCTGGGTATATCAACAGATACTAATGGCGTTATTTCCGGGGTGTTTGACAATGGGCAGAGCAGGGAACTGGCCCAGGTAGCCCTGGCCAACTTTGACAATCCCGGAGGCCTAATAAAAGCCGGCGAGAATCTTTACCGCTATTCAAATAACTCCGGCGAGCCTCAAATAGGCATGTCCGGCACCGGCGGCAGGGGCACCATATCGCCGGGTGCTCTGGAAATGTCCAACGTGGACCTTTCCGAAGAATTTACGCAGATGATCATCACCCAGCGGGGGTTCCAGGCCAATTCCAGGATAATAACGGCATCGGATGAGATGTTACAGGAGCTGGTAAACCTGAAGAGATAA
- a CDS encoding flagellar hook-length control protein FliK, whose translation MDITGLAAVLNNGPNKTSAGKKDVLKAAANFETILQEFEKESAKDLKEIGQNLNVVLLQLLALINMGQLPDEKANGAVSDDVNNLQNQLLVQNTVRLLDNGEINSLWKDLVTRFFSEGRLNEKIAAKFFEALKSCSPEMAKVDINSFLEQLKKLLNQKADSIKAANENESSIVQKKSVEVEQTGGYNLAPMKKSEKFQIDIEASAAKRDNNTKEMDMKKEQNQIKEWVSKTGKSYSEVIPVQKSFKNTSDIDFPVLERYSNEVLPESKSTGLNEKVHLSQETRPFAIKTLEQIVDKIQLALKGGRSELSLKLKPEHLGNVMVKIFSDGNKLRAELFIENAYIHEAMQYHVQELKNQIQQHGYNLTEVNIYQTSDWQAGNFNGREFERNYEFHHSRKTRYNLKDEEQVREITSLKYFNGLENTVSVNYVV comes from the coding sequence ATGGATATAACGGGATTGGCTGCGGTTTTAAATAATGGTCCCAATAAAACTTCCGCCGGCAAAAAAGATGTTTTAAAAGCGGCCGCTAATTTTGAAACTATTTTGCAGGAATTTGAAAAAGAATCTGCAAAAGATTTAAAAGAGATAGGACAAAATCTCAATGTTGTTTTATTGCAGCTTCTGGCTTTGATAAATATGGGCCAATTGCCGGATGAAAAAGCTAATGGGGCTGTAAGCGATGACGTTAATAATTTGCAAAATCAACTTTTAGTACAGAATACTGTACGCCTGCTTGATAATGGTGAAATAAACAGTCTATGGAAAGATTTGGTGACCCGTTTTTTTTCGGAAGGCAGGCTTAACGAAAAAATAGCGGCAAAATTTTTCGAGGCATTGAAGTCCTGCAGCCCGGAAATGGCAAAAGTAGATATTAATTCATTTCTGGAGCAACTAAAAAAACTGTTAAATCAAAAAGCTGATAGTATCAAAGCAGCGAATGAAAACGAAAGTTCTATTGTACAGAAAAAATCCGTTGAAGTGGAACAAACCGGGGGCTATAACCTTGCGCCGATGAAAAAAAGTGAAAAGTTCCAGATAGACATCGAAGCCAGTGCGGCAAAACGGGATAATAATACAAAAGAGATGGATATGAAAAAAGAACAAAACCAAATAAAAGAGTGGGTTTCCAAAACAGGAAAAAGTTACTCTGAAGTAATTCCGGTACAAAAATCGTTTAAAAACACTTCAGACATCGATTTTCCCGTTTTAGAAAGATACTCAAACGAAGTATTGCCTGAAAGTAAATCCACAGGTCTTAATGAAAAAGTGCATTTGTCTCAGGAAACCAGACCATTTGCTATTAAAACATTGGAACAGATAGTGGATAAGATTCAACTGGCTCTGAAAGGCGGAAGAAGTGAATTAAGCCTCAAGTTAAAGCCCGAACATCTGGGGAATGTCATGGTCAAGATTTTTTCGGATGGAAATAAACTTAGAGCGGAACTTTTCATAGAAAATGCCTATATACATGAAGCCATGCAGTATCATGTCCAGGAACTGAAGAACCAGATACAGCAGCATGGTTATAATCTAACAGAAGTCAATATTTATCAGACATCCGACTGGCAGGCCGGGAACTTTAATGGCAGGGAATTTGAGAGAAACTATGAATTTCACCATTCCAGAAAAACAAGATATAACTTAAAAGATGAAGAACAGGTCAGGGAAATAACTTCACTGAAATATTTTAATGGCCTGGAGAATACAGTCAGTGTCAATTATGTCGTATAA
- a CDS encoding MotE family protein, giving the protein MDFLNNKNFIIALSVFIVVVIFVLGLILYFNHADLNKTNPSVKKVLAIIPGFNNRLKQAEQMNEVQRQQKLIEEEKNKLKAEWDNIEKKKQELKVKEQELNNREQELKLKESELLATRAKLETNLKNIKDISQYYELMDPGNAAKIFATMDDELIIQIFQNMKKESVSQILSALDPKKAASITKKMSGI; this is encoded by the coding sequence ATGGATTTTCTCAACAATAAGAACTTTATAATAGCATTGTCGGTGTTTATTGTTGTGGTGATTTTTGTCCTGGGGCTTATTTTGTATTTTAACCATGCGGATTTAAACAAAACCAATCCTTCTGTTAAAAAAGTTCTTGCAATTATACCAGGTTTTAATAACAGGTTAAAACAGGCGGAACAGATGAATGAGGTGCAGAGGCAGCAAAAACTCATTGAAGAAGAAAAAAATAAGCTTAAAGCGGAATGGGACAATATTGAAAAGAAAAAACAGGAGTTAAAGGTCAAGGAACAGGAGCTAAATAATCGTGAGCAGGAATTAAAATTAAAAGAATCCGAGCTTTTGGCTACCCGGGCGAAGTTAGAAACAAATTTAAAGAACATAAAGGATATATCCCAATATTACGAGTTGATGGATCCGGGCAATGCGGCTAAGATTTTTGCCACCATGGATGATGAGCTTATCATCCAGATATTCCAGAATATGAAAAAAGAATCGGTATCACAAATTTTATCTGCCCTGGACCCCAAAAAAGCAGCGTCCATCACTAAAAAGATGAGTGGAATATAG
- the fliI gene encoding flagellar protein export ATPase FliI yields the protein MHENLFQHVYKAIDEVETVKPRGKIAKIVGLTIESLGPPAEIGEICTITASKTNKKITAEVVGFHGKTVILMPLGDMEDVGPEWEVEASGKKLTVPVGTGLLGRILNGLGNPIDGKGPLVYDGHYPIFNAPPNPVERSLITKPLPLGIKAIDALLTCGCGQRVGIFSGSGVGKSTLLGMIARNTRADVNVIGLIGERGRELNGFIHKDLGEEGLRRSVIVVATSDQPPLVRTRAAFTATAIAEYFRDQGLNVMLMMDSLTRFAMAQREVGLAAGEPPVTRGYTPSVFAILPKLLERAGTSKKGSITGIYTVLVDGDDMNEPISDAVRGILDGHIVLSRTLADRNHYPAIDVLASISRLMNDVITKEHKMLAGRVKNILSVYREAEDLINIGAYVRGNNPRIDEAIMYIDKIQDFLQQEIDDKIDYEETLKKLEGIFKEEVQ from the coding sequence ATGCATGAAAACCTGTTCCAACATGTATATAAAGCCATAGATGAAGTAGAGACTGTAAAGCCCAGAGGCAAAATTGCAAAAATAGTAGGTCTTACTATAGAATCACTGGGACCGCCGGCGGAAATAGGCGAGATCTGCACAATTACAGCATCTAAGACCAATAAAAAAATCACCGCAGAGGTAGTTGGATTTCATGGAAAGACAGTTATTTTGATGCCCCTGGGTGACATGGAAGATGTGGGGCCCGAATGGGAAGTGGAAGCTAGTGGCAAAAAATTGACCGTGCCCGTAGGAACAGGGCTTCTTGGCAGAATATTAAACGGTCTGGGAAATCCCATCGACGGCAAGGGGCCGCTGGTATATGACGGCCATTACCCGATATTTAATGCTCCTCCCAATCCCGTTGAGAGGTCTCTTATAACAAAACCACTGCCCCTGGGAATAAAAGCCATTGATGCCCTTCTGACGTGTGGATGCGGCCAGAGGGTAGGAATCTTCTCCGGCAGCGGTGTAGGAAAAAGTACTTTATTAGGTATGATTGCCCGGAACACCAGGGCAGATGTCAATGTGATAGGCCTGATAGGCGAGAGGGGCAGGGAGCTAAATGGCTTTATCCACAAAGATTTGGGTGAAGAGGGATTGAGAAGGTCTGTTATAGTGGTGGCAACATCCGATCAGCCGCCCCTGGTAAGGACTAGAGCTGCCTTTACCGCCACTGCCATTGCAGAATATTTCAGGGACCAGGGCCTTAATGTTATGCTGATGATGGATTCCCTCACCAGGTTTGCCATGGCTCAAAGGGAAGTAGGCCTGGCGGCTGGGGAACCTCCGGTGACAAGAGGGTACACACCTTCCGTATTCGCCATATTGCCAAAGCTTCTGGAAAGAGCCGGAACATCCAAAAAGGGTTCAATAACCGGAATTTATACGGTGCTGGTAGATGGCGACGACATGAATGAACCCATCTCCGATGCGGTGAGGGGTATTCTAGACGGTCATATAGTGCTGTCAAGGACCCTTGCCGACAGGAACCATTATCCCGCTATCGATGTCCTGGCCAGCATAAGCAGGTTGATGAATGATGTTATCACTAAAGAACATAAAATGCTGGCAGGCAGGGTTAAAAATATCCTCTCGGTATACCGGGAAGCGGAAGACCTTATAAACATAGGGGCCTATGTAAGAGGAAACAATCCCAGAATAGATGAAGCAATAATGTATATAGATAAAATTCAAGACTTTTTGCAGCAAGAAATTGACGATAAAATAGATTATGAGGAGACACTCAAAAAACTGGAAGGAATATTTAAAGAGGAAGTGCAGTAA
- the flgB gene encoding flagellar basal body rod protein FlgB, whose amino-acid sequence MGLFDSISLMEKLLDAKWLRNRILSNNIANADTPGYKRSDVSFEEVLKKNMEQENVLPLTTTHKNHISNIKMVSDIQPRIFVQNDTTLRNDRNNVDIDKEMVELTKNTLSYNMTADQLQRVFQLLNMAISEGRR is encoded by the coding sequence ATGGGCCTTTTTGACAGTATTTCATTAATGGAAAAACTTTTAGATGCAAAATGGCTTAGAAACAGGATTCTTTCAAATAACATCGCCAATGCGGATACACCTGGCTACAAGAGGTCCGATGTATCTTTTGAAGAAGTGCTTAAAAAGAATATGGAGCAGGAAAATGTGCTGCCATTAACTACCACTCACAAAAACCATATAAGCAACATAAAAATGGTGAGTGATATCCAACCAAGGATTTTCGTACAAAATGACACTACCCTGAGAAACGACCGGAACAACGTGGATATAGATAAGGAAATGGTTGAACTTACTAAAAATACTCTTTCCTACAACATGACAGCAGACCAGCTTCAGAGGGTTTTTCAGCTGCTCAATATGGCTATAAGTGAAGGGAGGAGATAA
- the fliE gene encoding flagellar hook-basal body complex protein FliE has translation MNISSINEVMPKVYEGIKEQGQKSFQDILKAAFDSANKMQNDYDEILKRQLVDESINIHDVVIAGEKAKLSLELTLQIRNKAIEAYQEIMRMQV, from the coding sequence TTGAACATTTCCAGTATCAATGAAGTAATGCCCAAAGTTTACGAGGGGATTAAAGAACAGGGACAAAAATCGTTTCAGGATATATTAAAAGCAGCCTTCGACTCGGCTAATAAAATGCAAAATGATTATGATGAAATATTAAAGAGACAGTTGGTAGATGAAAGCATCAATATTCATGATGTGGTAATAGCCGGAGAAAAGGCGAAGCTTTCACTGGAGCTCACTTTGCAGATAAGAAACAAAGCCATCGAAGCCTACCAGGAAATTATGAGGATGCAAGTATAA
- a CDS encoding flagellar hook capping FlgD N-terminal domain-containing protein encodes MSSVNTYYNINGTSNTEKHKPGNANLGKDDFLKLLVTELRNQNPLEPLDSKEYIAQLAQFSSLEQMQNLNLQLAGLSAVNVIGKTAKAFDEEEEKEIAGQITGVAFDKGKISLMIGEEGIKVPMEKVFEIR; translated from the coding sequence ATGTCATCCGTAAATACTTATTATAACATTAATGGAACATCCAATACCGAAAAGCATAAACCTGGTAATGCCAATTTAGGAAAGGATGATTTCTTAAAGCTTCTCGTGACGGAACTTAGAAATCAGAATCCGCTAGAACCCCTGGATAGCAAGGAATATATCGCCCAGCTAGCCCAGTTCAGTTCTCTGGAACAGATGCAAAATTTAAATCTACAGCTGGCCGGTCTTTCAGCGGTAAACGTGATTGGCAAAACGGCAAAGGCTTTTGATGAAGAAGAGGAAAAGGAAATTGCAGGGCAAATAACAGGTGTTGCTTTCGACAAAGGGAAAATAAGTTTAATGATTGGAGAAGAGGGAATCAAAGTTCCCATGGAAAAAGTATTTGAGATAAGATAA
- a CDS encoding FliH/SctL family protein, producing the protein MSRVLKYVDVNSRSPYMLKSFKTDINNRVDENKMDTVRATRNRFYEDGMKLLMEDAMAMARDTLSRAKTEAEKIVADANGKKQEIEKQAFEKGYNDGFEKGKQEVQQQYRVLWEERLSQFNLLRKQLLDQNKIYLDYLEKETLKIALYIAEKILCQKIEVEPECYLNIIKKALEKVGEDRVFIRLSEHDYEKVISLEDLSNIKNGVSKINFVKDPLLSSGECIIYSDYFQMDAGIHTQVENIRSKLKEIGVIEDA; encoded by the coding sequence TTGTCTAGGGTATTGAAATATGTGGATGTAAACAGTCGTTCTCCTTACATGCTGAAGAGCTTTAAAACCGATATAAATAACAGGGTTGACGAAAACAAGATGGATACGGTAAGAGCAACCCGTAACAGGTTTTATGAGGATGGGATGAAACTACTGATGGAAGACGCTATGGCTATGGCACGGGATACCCTGAGCAGGGCTAAAACCGAAGCGGAAAAAATTGTGGCCGATGCCAATGGCAAAAAACAAGAGATTGAAAAACAAGCCTTTGAAAAAGGTTATAATGATGGTTTTGAAAAGGGAAAGCAGGAGGTTCAGCAGCAATACAGGGTTTTGTGGGAAGAGCGCCTTTCCCAGTTTAATTTACTTAGAAAACAGTTATTGGACCAAAACAAGATATACCTTGATTATCTGGAAAAGGAAACATTAAAAATTGCACTTTATATAGCTGAAAAAATTTTATGCCAAAAAATAGAAGTTGAACCGGAATGCTATTTGAATATAATAAAAAAAGCTCTGGAGAAAGTGGGGGAAGATAGAGTCTTTATAAGGCTTTCGGAACATGATTATGAAAAAGTTATTTCGCTGGAGGATTTGTCAAATATAAAAAATGGCGTAAGTAAAATTAATTTTGTAAAAGATCCGCTGCTTTCCTCCGGAGAATGTATTATATACAGCGATTATTTTCAGATGGATGCAGGGATACACACGCAGGTAGAAAATATTCGGTCAAAGTTGAAGGAAATAGGTGTAATCGAGGATGCATGA
- a CDS encoding TIGR02530 family flagellar biosynthesis protein: MPDYIKIPPQINSGIRTGEPKATGEQGGSKAETFQKILQQKIDQRDLRISNHAQMRMNMRNIHLNPEQMVKLNNAVDRAAQKGVRESLILMNDLAFVVSIKNRTVITAVDGPSIKENVFTNIDGAVIV, encoded by the coding sequence TTGCCGGATTACATAAAAATTCCGCCTCAAATTAACAGCGGGATAAGAACCGGAGAACCTAAGGCAACAGGGGAGCAGGGCGGGAGCAAAGCTGAAACTTTTCAGAAGATATTACAGCAAAAAATCGATCAAAGGGATCTAAGGATATCCAATCACGCTCAAATGCGAATGAATATGAGAAATATCCATCTTAACCCGGAGCAAATGGTAAAACTCAATAACGCTGTAGACAGGGCAGCCCAAAAGGGCGTGAGGGAATCCCTTATCTTAATGAATGACCTGGCTTTTGTGGTGAGCATCAAGAACAGAACCGTTATAACGGCTGTGGATGGCCCCAGCATAAAGGAAAATGTATTTACAAATATAGACGGTGCCGTAATTGTATGA
- the flgC gene encoding flagellar basal body rod protein FlgC: MGFFDSMDISASGLTAQRLRMDVISNNIANVNTTRTEEGGPYRRERVVFQERKKDFSFEKILSNFFKNQSGQGVRVVAVEKDPAPFKLVYDPSHPDADALGYVRMPNVNVVTEMVDMISATRSYEANVTAINSAKSMITKALEIGRI, translated from the coding sequence GTGGGTTTTTTTGACTCTATGGATATAAGCGCTTCAGGCCTTACCGCCCAGAGGTTAAGGATGGATGTCATATCGAACAATATAGCCAATGTCAACACCACCAGAACCGAAGAGGGGGGACCATACAGGAGGGAAAGGGTTGTTTTCCAGGAAAGGAAAAAAGACTTTTCTTTCGAGAAGATACTTTCAAATTTCTTTAAAAACCAGTCGGGGCAGGGTGTAAGGGTTGTGGCTGTGGAAAAGGACCCCGCACCGTTCAAACTGGTATATGATCCTTCTCATCCCGATGCCGATGCTTTAGGGTATGTAAGAATGCCCAATGTCAATGTGGTGACGGAAATGGTGGATATGATTTCTGCCACCAGGAGCTATGAAGCCAATGTCACTGCCATAAATTCCGCTAAAAGCATGATAACAAAAGCCCTGGAGATAGGGAGGATATGA
- the fliG gene encoding flagellar motor switch protein FliG, with protein sequence MPLTKFTGKQKAAILMVSLGPEIAANIYRFLKEEEIEQLTLEIANLKKISNEDKNAIAEEFYQMLVAQNYITEGGIDYARDILEKALGTQKALEIINRLTSSLQVRPFDFIRKADPVQLMNFLQNENSQTIALIMTYLNPEQSASLLSSLPPEKQVDIARRVATMDRTSPDVILEVEKVLERQLASVVNEDYTNVGGIQAVVNILNNVDRGTEKNIIEALEMDNPDLAEEIRRRMFVFEDILTLDNRSVQRTLREVDNQDLTMALKGASEEVKKKIFSNMSKRQAEMVNEDMQYMGPVRLRDVEEAQQKIVNIIRKLEDAGEIIISRGGGDEIIV encoded by the coding sequence GTGCCTTTGACTAAATTTACCGGAAAACAAAAGGCGGCTATCCTGATGGTTTCACTGGGACCGGAAATAGCTGCAAATATATATAGATTCTTAAAAGAAGAAGAGATTGAACAGTTAACTCTGGAAATAGCCAATCTAAAGAAAATTTCCAACGAAGATAAAAATGCCATAGCAGAGGAATTTTACCAAATGCTGGTGGCTCAAAACTATATAACTGAAGGTGGGATTGATTACGCCCGAGATATCCTGGAAAAAGCGTTGGGTACCCAGAAGGCTCTGGAAATAATTAACAGGCTTACATCTTCCCTGCAGGTTAGACCCTTTGATTTTATAAGAAAAGCAGACCCGGTACAGTTGATGAATTTTCTCCAAAATGAAAACTCCCAGACCATCGCCCTGATAATGACATACTTGAACCCGGAACAGTCAGCTTCCCTTCTATCATCGCTGCCTCCTGAAAAGCAGGTGGATATTGCACGGCGTGTGGCCACTATGGATAGGACATCCCCGGATGTCATCCTTGAAGTTGAAAAGGTGCTGGAACGACAGCTGGCTTCCGTGGTGAACGAGGATTATACCAACGTTGGCGGAATCCAGGCTGTGGTAAATATTCTGAACAATGTAGATAGAGGCACTGAAAAGAATATTATAGAAGCCCTCGAGATGGATAATCCGGACCTTGCTGAAGAAATAAGGCGCCGAATGTTTGTATTTGAAGATATCCTTACTCTGGACAACAGGTCTGTGCAGCGCACTCTTAGAGAAGTGGATAATCAGGACCTTACAATGGCATTAAAAGGTGCCAGCGAAGAGGTTAAGAAAAAAATCTTCAGCAACATGTCCAAACGCCAGGCTGAAATGGTCAATGAAGACATGCAGTATATGGGTCCAGTGCGTTTAAGGGACGTGGAAGAAGCCCAGCAGAAGATAGTCAATATTATAAGAAAACTCGAAGATGCAGGAGAGATAATCATCTCGCGCGGCGGAGGTGATGAGATAATTGTCTAG
- a CDS encoding flagellar FlbD family protein, translating into MIELTKLNGRSFILNAELIQTVEATPDTVITLTNDTKLVVKETKEEVAQKVIEYKRKIYGTKNL; encoded by the coding sequence ATGATAGAGCTAACAAAACTTAACGGCAGAAGTTTTATTCTGAACGCTGAGTTGATACAGACAGTAGAAGCTACTCCCGACACCGTGATAACCCTTACCAACGATACAAAATTGGTGGTGAAGGAAACAAAAGAGGAAGTTGCACAAAAAGTAATCGAGTATAAAAGAAAGATTTATGGAACTAAAAATCTATAG
- the fliJ gene encoding flagellar export protein FliJ, whose translation MKKFNFKLETPLKVKKITEKIHKQKLAEAILIKLKEEDRLNNLLQTDSKIKGELESSLSDSVKVMDLSLFNTYIDDLNSSIKSQKIVVDNAVAVYNHSRVSFIEIKKERQVFEKIKEKRFRDYLKQVNLEEQKNSDESAATRHIFREERT comes from the coding sequence ATGAAAAAATTCAACTTTAAACTGGAAACTCCTCTTAAAGTAAAAAAAATCACCGAAAAGATACATAAGCAAAAACTGGCTGAAGCAATTTTAATAAAGTTAAAAGAAGAAGATCGCCTCAATAATTTACTGCAAACTGACTCAAAAATCAAGGGTGAACTTGAAAGTTCGCTGTCCGATTCAGTGAAAGTTATGGACCTTTCTTTGTTTAATACATATATCGATGATTTAAACTCCAGCATAAAATCCCAAAAAATTGTCGTGGACAACGCGGTAGCGGTTTATAACCACAGCAGGGTGTCTTTTATTGAAATAAAGAAGGAAAGACAGGTTTTTGAAAAAATTAAGGAAAAAAGATTCAGGGATTATTTAAAACAAGTAAATTTGGAAGAACAGAAAAACAGCGATGAGTCCGCGGCCACCAGGCACATCTTTCGAGAGGAGAGAACTTGA